A region from the Variovorax sp. RKNM96 genome encodes:
- the cpaB gene encoding Flp pilus assembly protein CpaB, producing the protein MINLTKILAAILVLLAIALGGYAWMLSRKAPAQPPTATGAAVAPTKAQQTLVYPVVVAAKPLPAGLAIPADALRVERLTINPAGAFQDVTVATGRVPVLDLAEGTPVMENQLVSGLALRIAEGERAVAVKADEVMGVGNKLQPGDYVDVFLTLKSDGKDVDRSQARLLLSRKRVLAFGNASVDGLPSKSADRAAQQAQRAEPARTAVLAVPVDEVNRLTIGDASGRLLLALRNPTDLSEPDPKLFTELPTALQPAPPKAGEPRRAPLEGLDRAQAGLTAADLVTGGKGPTLRPQVTAVRAPSGAPRTAGPARTGLQVEVIRGERSETVNY; encoded by the coding sequence ATGATCAATCTCACCAAAATCCTTGCCGCCATCCTGGTGCTCCTGGCCATCGCACTGGGCGGCTATGCCTGGATGCTGAGTCGCAAGGCGCCCGCACAGCCCCCTACGGCAACCGGTGCTGCGGTGGCGCCCACCAAGGCGCAGCAAACACTCGTCTATCCGGTCGTGGTCGCGGCCAAGCCCCTTCCCGCGGGCCTGGCGATTCCCGCTGATGCCTTGCGCGTGGAACGGCTGACGATCAATCCGGCCGGTGCTTTCCAGGACGTGACCGTCGCCACCGGCCGCGTCCCCGTGCTGGACCTCGCCGAGGGCACGCCGGTGATGGAAAACCAGCTGGTCTCGGGCTTAGCCCTGCGCATTGCGGAAGGCGAGCGCGCCGTCGCAGTCAAGGCCGACGAGGTGATGGGCGTGGGCAACAAGCTGCAGCCCGGCGACTACGTCGACGTCTTCCTCACGCTCAAGTCCGACGGCAAGGATGTGGATCGCAGTCAGGCCCGCCTGCTGCTGTCGCGCAAGCGCGTATTGGCATTCGGCAACGCCTCGGTCGACGGCCTGCCGTCCAAGTCGGCGGACAGGGCCGCGCAGCAGGCCCAGCGTGCCGAGCCGGCCCGCACCGCGGTGCTCGCGGTCCCGGTCGATGAAGTGAACCGCCTGACCATCGGCGACGCCAGCGGCAGGCTGCTGCTGGCCCTGCGCAACCCGACCGACTTGTCGGAACCAGACCCCAAACTCTTCACCGAACTACCGACGGCCCTGCAGCCCGCGCCGCCCAAGGCGGGCGAGCCGCGCCGCGCGCCACTCGAAGGCCTGGACCGCGCCCAGGCCGGCCTGACCGCCGCGGACCTGGTCACCGGCGGCAAGGGTCCTACCCTCCGGCCGCAAGTCACCGCAGTGCGAGCTCCCAGCGGCGCTCCGCGCACCGCTGGCCCCGCCCGCACAGGCCTGCAGGTCGAGGTGATTCGCGGCGAGCGCAGCGAAACCGTGAACTACTGA
- a CDS encoding type II and III secretion system protein family protein, translating to MHYTPSEQSTSATRSPGEVSSRLLRPSLIALCAMAQAIWPLASTAADAQTGRSQQPQQLQPPRTLTLSAGTQQELVIEKGIDRMAIGDEAVAAVTITRKTPSSPAARLIVTGKTAGRTTLMVWEKGNSAATTYTLEVRRRSSTLTGTMDSMPAHQQARDAALASTGDKDKAELADRSVVSVRSNTVQVEVKVVEFNRSVLKQAGLNIFSTRANSNGFSFGVFTPSSLKSASFASDGSISGEYNNPLAQAFSLLFNFSKAGIGLNVGFLEGNGMARVLAEPTLVAMSGQSASFLSGGELPVPVPQGLGTTSIEYKPFGIGLTLTPTVLSNDRIVLKVAPEASDLDYANSLSINGIAVPAISTRRADTTVELGDGESFIIGGLVSRTTTSNADKVPLLGDLPILGAFFKQNKYQMNEKELVILVTPHLVKPIARGTDLAPYLPGSTAEQRDGAVWRSHFLGGAADTAVPGFSR from the coding sequence ATGCACTACACACCCAGCGAGCAGTCGACCAGCGCCACTCGCAGCCCCGGGGAAGTTTCATCGCGGCTGCTGCGGCCGTCCCTGATCGCCCTGTGTGCGATGGCGCAAGCTATCTGGCCGCTGGCATCCACTGCCGCCGACGCGCAGACGGGGCGTTCGCAACAGCCGCAACAATTGCAACCGCCGCGAACACTGACCCTCAGCGCCGGGACGCAACAGGAGCTGGTCATCGAGAAGGGCATAGACCGGATGGCGATTGGCGACGAAGCGGTGGCCGCCGTCACCATCACGCGCAAGACACCGAGTTCACCGGCCGCGCGGCTGATCGTGACCGGCAAGACAGCGGGGCGCACCACGCTCATGGTCTGGGAAAAGGGCAACAGCGCTGCCACGACCTACACGCTCGAAGTGCGCCGTCGGTCCTCCACGCTCACTGGCACGATGGACAGCATGCCTGCGCACCAGCAGGCACGTGATGCCGCACTGGCGAGCACGGGCGACAAGGACAAGGCCGAATTGGCCGACCGCTCCGTGGTGAGCGTGCGAAGCAACACGGTCCAGGTCGAAGTGAAGGTGGTGGAGTTCAACCGCAGCGTGCTCAAACAAGCGGGACTGAACATCTTCAGCACCCGTGCGAACTCGAACGGTTTCAGCTTCGGCGTCTTCACGCCCTCCTCACTCAAGTCTGCGTCCTTTGCGTCCGACGGCAGCATCAGCGGCGAGTACAACAATCCTCTGGCGCAGGCCTTCAGCCTCCTGTTCAACTTCAGCAAGGCCGGCATCGGCCTGAACGTCGGCTTCCTCGAAGGCAACGGCATGGCGCGTGTTCTCGCCGAGCCGACGCTCGTCGCCATGTCCGGGCAGAGCGCGAGCTTCCTTTCCGGCGGCGAGCTGCCGGTGCCGGTGCCACAGGGCTTGGGCACCACCAGCATCGAATACAAGCCCTTCGGCATCGGCCTCACGCTGACGCCCACCGTGCTGTCGAACGATCGCATCGTGCTCAAGGTGGCTCCCGAGGCCAGCGATCTCGACTACGCGAACTCGCTGAGCATCAATGGCATCGCCGTGCCGGCCATCAGCACACGGCGCGCGGACACCACGGTGGAGCTGGGCGATGGGGAGAGCTTCATCATCGGCGGCCTTGTGAGTCGCACCACCACGTCCAATGCCGACAAGGTGCCGCTGCTGGGCGACCTGCCGATCCTCGGTGCATTCTTCAAGCAGAACAAGTACCAGATGAACGAGAAGGAACTCGTGATTCTCGTGACGCCGCATCTGGTCAAGCCCATTGCCCGCGGCACCGACCTGGCGCCCTATCTGCCCGGCAGCACCGCCGAGCAGCGCGATGGTGCCGTGTGGCGTTCGCATTTCCTCGGCGGTGCAGCCGATACAGCGGTTCCTGGCTTCTCCCGTTGA
- a CDS encoding histidine kinase, whose product MNAPRDSIPEVGAETYLFASSNSGHITWLTDALSRLGSVVVLGPDTKSIDERIALLGPVAVFIDFSIDQSEVAGPLHQRLKRDWPALPVLATGVSAEPAAMLAALRAGVDDFIDISAAPADAVSTLRTLIERRSSQQVGTRGRTLAMLGARAGLGVTTLATSLALTLNDVLAQAQAQAAVRGPARAARHGVALLDLGLPARDGLLYLDTQSGFSFVDGVRNLRRLDQTLLHTALAHHSSGVAVLPLPASLSQVREISHADSVALIKRLTDFFDFQIADLGGFSTIDFVAQTVREAQRTWVVCDQSIGAIVSTANLLKDLRTREVDMTHLSLVVNKFDSHVDLTAKDISERLELPLHHVIPARSAPLLSAASRGEMLVRTARNDPYSQAVAGLARGLHQEFMSPTGQPPAKDPRWSALISRFRKSPSEG is encoded by the coding sequence ATGAACGCTCCACGCGACAGCATTCCGGAAGTGGGCGCAGAAACCTATCTGTTCGCATCGAGCAACAGCGGCCACATCACCTGGCTGACCGATGCGCTTTCCCGCCTGGGTTCCGTAGTGGTGCTCGGGCCGGACACCAAATCGATCGACGAGCGCATCGCGCTGCTCGGTCCAGTGGCCGTGTTCATCGACTTTTCAATCGACCAGAGCGAGGTCGCCGGCCCGCTCCATCAACGACTGAAACGCGACTGGCCCGCGTTGCCCGTGCTCGCCACCGGCGTCTCGGCCGAGCCTGCCGCCATGCTCGCCGCGCTGCGTGCGGGCGTGGACGACTTCATCGACATCTCTGCCGCTCCCGCAGACGCCGTGAGCACACTGCGAACGCTGATCGAGCGGCGCAGCTCCCAGCAGGTGGGCACGCGCGGACGCACCCTGGCGATGCTGGGCGCCCGTGCAGGCCTGGGTGTCACCACGCTTGCAACGAGTCTCGCGCTGACGCTGAACGACGTGCTCGCGCAAGCACAGGCACAAGCGGCCGTGCGCGGCCCGGCACGTGCCGCGCGCCACGGCGTGGCTCTGCTCGACCTGGGCCTGCCGGCGCGCGACGGCCTGCTCTACCTCGATACGCAAAGCGGCTTCAGCTTTGTCGACGGCGTGCGTAACCTGCGCCGGCTCGACCAGACCCTGTTGCACACGGCGCTGGCGCATCACAGCAGCGGCGTCGCGGTGCTGCCACTGCCGGCGAGCCTGTCGCAAGTGCGCGAGATCTCGCATGCCGACTCGGTAGCGCTCATCAAGCGGCTGACCGACTTCTTCGATTTCCAGATCGCCGACCTGGGCGGCTTCTCCACCATCGACTTCGTGGCACAGACCGTGCGCGAAGCGCAGCGCACCTGGGTGGTCTGCGACCAGAGCATCGGCGCCATCGTGTCCACCGCCAATCTCCTCAAGGACCTGCGCACTCGCGAGGTCGACATGACGCATCTCTCGCTGGTGGTCAACAAGTTCGACAGCCACGTGGACCTGACCGCCAAGGACATCTCCGAGCGCCTGGAGCTGCCTCTGCATCACGTGATCCCCGCGCGCAGCGCGCCCTTGCTGTCGGCCGCGAGCCGCGGCGAGATGCTGGTGCGCACCGCGCGCAACGACCCCTATTCGCAGGCCGTCGCGGGATTGGCCCGAGGCCTGCATCAGGAATTCATGTCTCCCACGGGCCAACCGCCGGCCAAAGATCCTCGCTGGAGTGCGTTGATTTCGCGCTTCCGCAAGAGCCCAAGTGAAGGTTGA
- a CDS encoding CpaF family protein, whose translation MSTDIEFADDDQTFINSQQFQDIKSWTHDHLLSRIEELGAEFGRWSRASIQQFVELEVDSFVRLRRVPINDREMQLISDALTKELAGFGPLEDLLNDPAVEDILINGYQNVYVSRHGMLERETVRFADAEHVMRIVRRILAPLGRRLDESNPMVDARLPDGGRINVIIEPLAIDGLSVSIRKFRKEPLTPADLVKLGTFDAGMAQLLEIAVRARCNILVSGGTSSGKTSLLNALASFIPGRERVITIEDTAELSLGTSHVVRLESRPGGFDGTGVVSIRDLLRNSLRMRPDRIIVGEVRGAEVIEMMQAMNTGHEGSMGTIHASSPRECLYRLEMLAGFAGYQGSEVSLRRQIANAIDFIVQIGRLSGGQRRIISLSEVTGVNDNIVAMQELYRYEPIVSPDGEERDRWVSLGIAPHSPKITRFRQSMARAAQGDNRA comes from the coding sequence ATGTCCACCGATATCGAATTTGCCGACGACGACCAGACGTTCATCAACTCGCAGCAGTTCCAGGACATCAAGAGCTGGACGCACGACCATCTGCTGAGCCGCATCGAAGAGTTGGGCGCGGAGTTCGGCCGTTGGTCGCGGGCTTCGATCCAGCAGTTCGTCGAACTGGAGGTCGACAGCTTCGTGCGCCTGCGCCGCGTGCCGATCAACGACCGCGAGATGCAGCTCATCTCGGACGCGTTGACGAAGGAGCTTGCGGGCTTCGGGCCGCTGGAAGACCTGCTCAACGACCCGGCCGTCGAAGACATCCTGATCAACGGCTACCAGAACGTGTACGTGTCGCGCCACGGCATGCTGGAACGCGAGACGGTGCGCTTTGCCGATGCGGAGCACGTGATGCGCATCGTGCGCCGCATCCTTGCGCCGCTAGGGCGCCGGCTGGACGAGTCCAATCCGATGGTCGATGCGCGCCTGCCGGACGGCGGCCGCATCAACGTGATCATCGAGCCACTGGCCATCGACGGACTTTCAGTCTCGATCCGCAAATTCCGCAAGGAGCCGCTCACACCTGCCGACCTTGTGAAGCTCGGTACCTTCGATGCGGGCATGGCACAGCTGCTGGAAATTGCGGTGCGTGCGCGCTGCAACATCCTCGTGAGCGGCGGCACCAGCTCGGGCAAGACCTCGCTGCTCAATGCGCTCGCCAGCTTCATCCCCGGGCGCGAGCGCGTCATCACCATCGAAGACACGGCCGAACTGTCGCTGGGCACCAGCCACGTGGTGCGGCTCGAAAGCCGCCCGGGCGGTTTCGATGGAACGGGCGTGGTGTCGATCCGCGACCTTCTGCGCAACAGCCTGCGCATGCGGCCCGACCGGATCATCGTGGGCGAAGTTCGCGGCGCCGAAGTGATCGAGATGATGCAGGCGATGAACACCGGCCATGAAGGCTCGATGGGCACCATCCACGCCAGTTCCCCGCGCGAATGCCTCTACCGACTGGAAATGCTCGCCGGCTTCGCAGGCTACCAAGGCAGCGAGGTGAGCCTGCGCCGGCAAATCGCCAATGCCATCGATTTCATCGTGCAGATCGGGCGGCTCTCGGGCGGCCAGCGGCGCATCATTTCGCTGAGCGAGGTCACCGGCGTCAACGACAACATCGTCGCGATGCAGGAGCTGTACCGCTACGAACCGATCGTTTCGCCCGATGGCGAGGAGCGCGATCGCTGGGTGTCGCTGGGCATTGCACCGCATTCGCCGAAGATCACGCGCTTCCGCCAATCGATGGCGCGTGCAGCACAGGGAGACAACCGTGCGTGA
- a CDS encoding type II secretion system F family protein, with product MREGLLVIAVIALLAAAAGLLLWQWAKKRQVRQAAERHLSQQILASSSPTTPAPMPVRDMPASELPSGLTTDPWLETEGTSKATVPAGMFDKVLPGRLVGVVQPRTVVLGLAVIAVLSLVAGAIGGWIAALGILLLLLLVGTFVLWLQLQKFRRKLVSQLPAYIDAMVRLITIGNSTQAAFQLAISTTEKPLRGHLERSASLVRAGVDLDRALHQTAANVHVEELFLLASILGLGVRYGGRADLLLERVANFMRDREQAEHELVAMSAETRLSAWILGLLPVGVGALLIMGNPSYFIGMWNDDTGRMLIFSALGLQLAGAALLYRLARLA from the coding sequence GTGCGTGAAGGCCTGCTCGTCATTGCGGTGATCGCGCTGCTGGCAGCAGCCGCGGGACTGCTGCTGTGGCAGTGGGCGAAGAAGCGGCAGGTGCGGCAGGCTGCAGAGCGGCACCTGAGCCAGCAGATCCTTGCCAGCAGTTCGCCGACCACGCCGGCGCCGATGCCCGTACGGGACATGCCCGCCAGCGAACTGCCGTCGGGCCTGACCACAGACCCCTGGCTAGAAACCGAGGGAACGTCGAAGGCCACAGTACCCGCCGGCATGTTCGACAAGGTCCTACCTGGCCGGCTCGTGGGCGTCGTCCAGCCGCGCACTGTCGTGCTGGGCCTGGCCGTCATCGCGGTGCTCAGCCTGGTGGCCGGGGCCATCGGCGGCTGGATCGCCGCCTTGGGCATATTGCTTTTGCTGCTGCTCGTTGGGACCTTCGTACTCTGGCTCCAGCTGCAGAAATTCCGCCGCAAGCTGGTGAGCCAGTTGCCCGCCTACATCGATGCGATGGTCCGCCTGATCACCATCGGCAACTCCACGCAGGCCGCCTTCCAGCTGGCGATTTCCACCACCGAAAAGCCGCTGCGCGGACACCTCGAACGCTCGGCCTCGCTGGTGCGCGCGGGCGTGGACCTGGACCGTGCGCTGCACCAGACCGCCGCCAACGTGCATGTCGAAGAACTGTTTCTGCTGGCCTCCATCCTGGGCCTGGGCGTACGCTACGGCGGCCGTGCCGACTTGCTGCTGGAGCGCGTAGCCAACTTCATGCGTGACCGCGAACAGGCAGAGCACGAACTCGTCGCGATGTCTGCAGAGACGAGGCTCTCGGCCTGGATCCTGGGTCTCTTGCCGGTGGGCGTCGGGGCCCTCCTCATCATGGGCAACCCGAGCTACTTCATTGGCATGTGGAATGACGACACGGGTCGCATGCTCATCTTTTCCGCGCTGGGCCTGCAGTTGGCAGGTGCCGCGCTTCTCTACCGCCTAGCGAGGTTGGCATGA
- a CDS encoding type II secretion system F family protein has translation MTFTPNQLAIFALVLLAAGLMVGAGALIAAELRRTRSGQVIGRAIRQAGSPPTAESRSGPETVPDADTVAHADVELPFHWLNSRLGRALVADEDRNLIDQCGLPSKRTQLVFLVTRILLALVFPFITYVVWGERHAQQRTVVFVLAISFVIGFMVPKWVLGRIAAGRRERAAQELPLFIDLLRLLQGVGLSLDQSLQIMAADFQHVLRVLGHELTLANNQYSRGRTREHSLQRLATLHKNENLRGLVSLLVQVDRHGGAVQEPLRIFSDRLREHRRSEMKERIGKITVKMTAVMVTTLLPALVIVTAGPGFIAIFRSLGAVVK, from the coding sequence ATGACGTTCACGCCCAACCAACTGGCCATCTTCGCCCTGGTGCTGCTGGCCGCTGGCCTGATGGTCGGCGCCGGTGCGCTGATTGCGGCCGAACTCCGGCGCACGCGCAGCGGGCAAGTCATCGGCCGTGCCATCCGCCAAGCCGGCAGCCCGCCGACGGCGGAATCGCGGTCGGGCCCCGAGACGGTGCCCGATGCCGACACGGTGGCGCACGCCGATGTCGAGTTGCCCTTTCACTGGCTCAATTCGCGGCTGGGCCGGGCGCTGGTGGCCGACGAAGACAGGAACCTCATCGACCAGTGCGGCCTGCCTTCCAAGCGCACGCAACTCGTCTTCCTGGTCACACGCATCTTGCTCGCGCTGGTGTTTCCGTTCATCACCTATGTGGTCTGGGGCGAACGGCATGCACAGCAGCGCACGGTGGTCTTCGTGCTGGCGATCTCCTTCGTGATCGGCTTCATGGTGCCCAAGTGGGTGCTCGGACGCATCGCCGCCGGGCGGCGCGAACGGGCGGCGCAAGAACTGCCGCTTTTCATCGACCTGCTGCGGCTTCTGCAGGGCGTGGGTCTCAGCCTGGACCAGAGCCTGCAGATCATGGCCGCCGACTTCCAGCATGTGCTGCGGGTGCTCGGCCACGAGCTGACGTTAGCCAACAACCAGTACAGCCGCGGCCGTACGCGCGAGCATTCGCTGCAACGCCTGGCGACCCTCCACAAGAACGAAAACCTGCGCGGCCTCGTGTCGCTGCTGGTGCAGGTCGACCGGCACGGCGGCGCAGTGCAGGAACCCTTGCGCATCTTCAGCGACCGGCTGCGCGAACACCGGCGCTCGGAAATGAAGGAGCGCATCGGCAAGATCACCGTGAAGATGACCGCCGTCATGGTGACCACGCTGCTGCCGGCACTGGTCATCGTGACCGCGGGGCCGGGGTTCATCGCGATATTTCGTTCACTGGGAGCCGTCGTCAAATGA
- a CDS encoding tetratricopeptide repeat protein, producing MPACIAAALAALVALAIGGCGTVKDQYAASADAQQRAAFESAADTKAGASIDTKATYLRVVEQMQNEGLWFASLAHIDALEQRWGVSPESTRARADALRQTGQADLSEAAYKRLTGTPLEGAGYRGLGLLAGARGSYPEAVQLLKQAQRQSPTDALLLSDLGYANLRAGQIADARMPLMQALQLSPNNTQAQANLALYLEATDQSEQANKLMEANRMPASSRAAVRAAAQQLRTGAPLAATDTVPLAVHPLSSGTTLVRDDVAPPPLALKASRWAGTGGVRTASQLNPSTADSAASPNPTARGTP from the coding sequence ATGCCGGCCTGCATCGCCGCGGCGCTCGCGGCCCTTGTGGCCCTTGCGATCGGCGGGTGCGGCACCGTCAAGGACCAATACGCAGCCAGCGCCGATGCGCAGCAGCGCGCGGCCTTCGAATCGGCCGCCGACACGAAGGCCGGCGCCTCCATCGACACCAAGGCCACCTATCTCCGGGTGGTCGAGCAGATGCAGAACGAAGGCCTGTGGTTTGCATCGCTGGCCCATATCGATGCGCTGGAGCAGCGCTGGGGCGTGTCACCCGAATCCACGCGCGCGCGCGCCGACGCGTTGCGCCAGACCGGCCAGGCCGACTTGAGCGAAGCTGCCTACAAGCGCCTGACGGGCACGCCGCTGGAAGGCGCCGGCTACCGCGGCCTAGGCCTCCTGGCGGGTGCGCGCGGCAGCTACCCCGAAGCCGTGCAATTGCTCAAGCAGGCCCAGCGCCAGAGCCCGACCGATGCCCTGCTGCTCAGTGACCTGGGCTATGCGAACCTGCGCGCGGGGCAGATCGCCGACGCCCGGATGCCGCTGATGCAGGCGCTGCAACTGAGCCCCAACAACACCCAGGCCCAGGCCAACCTCGCGCTCTACCTCGAAGCCACCGATCAGAGCGAGCAGGCGAACAAACTGATGGAGGCCAACCGCATGCCCGCATCCAGCCGCGCCGCCGTGCGAGCGGCCGCGCAGCAACTGCGCACCGGCGCGCCGCTCGCGGCAACCGACACCGTGCCCTTGGCCGTTCACCCGCTGTCGAGCGGCACGACGCTGGTGCGAGACGACGTGGCGCCCCCGCCCCTGGCACTCAAGGCATCGCGCTGGGCCGGCACGGGCGGCGTGCGCACCGCCAGCCAGCTGAATCCATCCACCGCGGATTCCGCCGCGTCCCCCAACCCGACCGCACGAGGTACCCCATGA
- a CDS encoding DUF3613 domain-containing protein: MKKEHALRLAALSSAFGMGIALMVYAPAVLAQQAPQPAPDLASAQAPVAVSQPAQGATQGTEPDTAEMAEAEEPVYESLQVGDATQGLFAWQRSGEIASPTPRFIAGNVATRSYERYLKSFEFPIPERMSSSVKSSSGSGTGATTPR; the protein is encoded by the coding sequence ATGAAAAAAGAACACGCCCTCCGCCTCGCCGCACTGTCATCCGCCTTCGGCATGGGCATCGCGCTGATGGTTTATGCGCCCGCAGTGCTGGCGCAACAGGCGCCGCAGCCTGCGCCGGATCTCGCGAGTGCGCAGGCGCCTGTGGCCGTGTCCCAGCCAGCGCAGGGCGCGACACAAGGCACCGAGCCGGACACGGCCGAAATGGCCGAGGCCGAAGAGCCCGTGTACGAATCCCTGCAGGTGGGCGATGCCACGCAGGGTCTGTTTGCATGGCAGCGCAGTGGCGAGATTGCCTCGCCCACGCCGCGCTTCATTGCCGGCAATGTCGCGACCCGCAGCTACGAGCGGTATCTCAAGAGCTTTGAGTTTCCGATTCCGGAGCGCATGAGTTCCTCAGTGAAGTCGTCTTCGGGTTCGGGCACCGGCGCCACCACGCCCAGGTAA
- a CDS encoding TadE/TadG family type IV pilus assembly protein: MKATGSHPAASRQRGAYAVEFALVFLIFFAVLYGIICYGMLFAFRLGVQNAAEDGARAALRYQPTLAARTNQAQTIAVQRISWLPAIVTRNATATVCGVVGNVCVAPTCGPTWEARCQVVVTVTASNMQLLLPPLPSFAMPSQIVGKASMLLDGRAP, from the coding sequence ATGAAAGCGACAGGCTCCCACCCTGCAGCAAGCCGCCAGCGCGGCGCGTATGCGGTCGAGTTCGCGCTGGTGTTCCTTATCTTCTTCGCCGTGCTGTACGGGATCATCTGCTATGGAATGCTGTTCGCGTTTCGGTTGGGTGTGCAGAACGCCGCGGAGGACGGAGCGCGTGCGGCGCTGCGCTATCAGCCCACGCTTGCGGCCCGAACGAATCAGGCGCAAACGATCGCCGTGCAGCGCATCAGCTGGTTGCCGGCCATAGTGACGCGCAACGCGACCGCCACAGTCTGCGGCGTGGTCGGCAATGTTTGCGTCGCACCGACCTGCGGCCCAACTTGGGAGGCTCGGTGCCAGGTGGTCGTGACCGTGACTGCAAGCAACATGCAGCTGCTGCTGCCGCCGCTTCCGAGTTTTGCGATGCCCAGCCAGATCGTCGGCAAGGCCAGCATGTTGCTGGATGGGAGAGCGCCATGA
- a CDS encoding TadE/TadG family type IV pilus assembly protein: MKKASAQANRTGPQRGVAAIEFALVFVLLFGVLYALATFGAVLYTQQTVTRASEEGARAVGLLTPAPTSNDARVMDAVYDTLANSLVVPVSANASVATRRSWIVSNVSVSVTRSNPASPGAYIQYVVTVTYPYSANRLLPTLPLLDMSQWMPNQLRSRTTAALRST, translated from the coding sequence ATGAAAAAGGCCTCCGCCCAAGCGAACCGCACCGGTCCCCAGCGCGGCGTCGCGGCCATCGAGTTTGCGCTCGTCTTTGTGCTGTTGTTCGGTGTGCTGTATGCGCTCGCGACATTCGGTGCGGTGCTCTACACCCAGCAGACCGTTACTCGCGCGTCGGAAGAAGGCGCACGGGCCGTCGGCCTGCTCACACCGGCGCCGACCAGCAACGATGCGCGCGTCATGGATGCCGTGTACGACACCCTGGCCAACTCGCTGGTCGTTCCCGTTTCGGCCAATGCCAGCGTGGCAACCCGGCGCAGCTGGATCGTCTCGAATGTGAGCGTGAGCGTGACTCGCAGCAATCCCGCCAGTCCCGGTGCCTACATCCAGTACGTCGTCACCGTGACCTATCCGTACAGTGCGAACCGCCTGCTCCCGACCTTGCCGCTGCTGGACATGAGCCAGTGGATGCCCAACCAACTTCGAAGCCGGACAACCGCCGCGCTTCGATCGACCTGA